The Methylomagnum ishizawai genome has a window encoding:
- a CDS encoding tetratricopeptide repeat protein: MRFRVSAALAALCLLAGRAEADVARGLAAVAKQDWRAAAAQFQPLAEAGDRDAQINLGNLYLKGYGVEQDYGAAYRWYLRAAGQGSALAQGKLGMMQYYGLGMDENHGAAVGWFREAAERGDPGSAAILGSLYEAGDGIRKDIAQAYFWYALAADRGHPTAADRKTELADRMTTDEINRGLDLLAAWEKDHPLPEVKEEEPPEFAEPPPAARHLEPVGGPAARSLPPRRVKADPEPRPKPKTPKAADKNAKPAHQAGQVAKPKPAHKGQDRSAKPAHAAHAKPAKPSKPGPPKAIKPTDTQKPAKPVKAKSAQEAKAGKEKTAVSKPKPKPKPKPAPK, translated from the coding sequence ATGAGATTCCGGGTATCCGCGGCCCTGGCCGCGTTGTGTTTGTTGGCGGGGCGGGCCGAGGCCGATGTGGCGCGGGGGCTCGCCGCCGTGGCGAAACAGGATTGGCGCGCCGCCGCCGCGCAGTTCCAGCCCTTGGCGGAGGCGGGCGACCGGGATGCCCAGATCAATCTCGGCAACCTGTATCTCAAGGGCTATGGCGTCGAGCAGGATTACGGGGCCGCCTACCGCTGGTATCTCCGGGCGGCGGGCCAGGGCAGCGCCCTGGCCCAGGGCAAGCTCGGGATGATGCAGTATTACGGCCTGGGCATGGACGAGAACCACGGCGCGGCGGTGGGTTGGTTCCGCGAGGCGGCGGAGCGGGGCGATCCGGGGTCGGCGGCGATCCTGGGTTCCTTGTACGAGGCGGGCGACGGCATCCGCAAGGATATCGCCCAGGCGTATTTCTGGTACGCCCTGGCCGCCGACCGCGGCCATCCCACGGCGGCGGACCGCAAGACCGAACTGGCCGACCGCATGACCACCGACGAAATCAACCGGGGGCTGGATTTGTTGGCGGCCTGGGAGAAGGACCATCCCTTGCCCGAGGTGAAGGAGGAGGAACCGCCCGAATTCGCCGAACCGCCGCCCGCCGCCCGTCACTTGGAGCCGGTGGGCGGGCCCGCCGCCCGGTCGCTCCCGCCCAGGCGGGTCAAGGCCGACCCGGAACCACGGCCCAAGCCCAAAACGCCGAAAGCGGCGGACAAGAACGCCAAGCCGGCCCACCAGGCCGGCCAGGTGGCCAAGCCCAAACCGGCGCACAAGGGGCAGGATCGGAGCGCCAAACCCGCCCATGCTGCCCACGCAAAACCGGCCAAGCCTTCCAAGCCGGGCCCGCCCAAGGCGATAAAACCGACCGATACCCAGAAACCGGCCAAACCCGTCAAGGCCAAATCCGCCCAGGAGGCCAAGGCCGGCAAGGAAAAAACGGCGGTGTCCAAGCCCAAGCCCAAGCCCAAGCCCAAACCGGCCCCCAAATGA
- a CDS encoding pyrimidine/purine nucleoside phosphorylase, translating into MSQFDEVSVVKKANVYFDGKCVSHTVLFPNGTRKTIGVIFPSSLTFQTAAPEIMEIIGGVCHVRQAGESEWTTYQAGDSFKVPGDSRFDIETVEMLDYVCHFG; encoded by the coding sequence ATGTCCCAATTCGATGAGGTCAGCGTCGTCAAGAAAGCCAATGTCTATTTCGACGGCAAGTGCGTCAGCCACACCGTGCTGTTCCCCAACGGCACCCGCAAGACCATCGGCGTCATCTTCCCGTCCAGCCTGACCTTCCAGACCGCCGCGCCGGAAATCATGGAAATCATCGGCGGCGTGTGCCATGTGCGCCAGGCGGGGGAAAGCGAATGGACCACCTACCAAGCCGGTGATTCCTTCAAGGTGCCGGGCGATAGCCGCTTCGATATCGAAACCGTCGAGATGCTGGATTACGTTTGCCATTTCGGCTGA
- a CDS encoding Uma2 family endonuclease — MEAQRLNTVDDLLRFPEERVELINGEIVQRPMARSEHALVQAGISDEVSPLRRKDGPGGWWIMTEISVSVRYASHDLAGWRKERVPNRPTGIMDIIPDWVCEITSPGHERKDIFHNFLLLQRHGVAYYWVISPEDKTLIAYEWVEGRYRVVFAMECRSPEDFIKVRVSPFEGLEMDLDYIFGQPT; from the coding sequence ATGGAAGCCCAGCGATTAAACACCGTGGACGATTTGCTCCGATTCCCCGAGGAGCGGGTCGAGCTAATCAATGGCGAAATCGTCCAGCGGCCCATGGCGCGTTCCGAACATGCTTTGGTCCAAGCCGGTATTTCCGACGAGGTTTCCCCATTGAGGCGCAAGGACGGCCCCGGCGGTTGGTGGATCATGACCGAAATCAGCGTCAGCGTCAGGTATGCCAGCCACGATTTGGCCGGTTGGCGCAAGGAACGGGTTCCCAACCGGCCAACAGGTATCATGGATATCATCCCGGATTGGGTGTGCGAAATTACCTCTCCTGGGCATGAACGCAAGGATATATTCCATAATTTCCTGCTACTACAGCGGCATGGCGTGGCTTATTATTGGGTGATTTCGCCCGAGGATAAAACCCTCATCGCTTATGAATGGGTGGAAGGTAGATACCGGGTGGTATTCGCCATGGAATGCCGGTCGCCTGAAGATTTCATAAAGGTGCGGGTGTCGCCGTTCGAGGGTTTGGAAATGGACTTGGATTATATTTTCGGTCAACCCACGTAG
- a CDS encoding thioredoxin family protein: MALLETPICDFGTPAIDFSLPGIDGKTWTLEQCRGPNGLLVMFICNHCPYVKAIQERLVRDVRDLREHGIHAVGIMSNDPADYPEDSFDNMKRVAERCGYPFPYLFDESQDIARSYGAVCTPDFFGYNRNLELQYRGRLDASRKDTAPADARRDLYEAMKQVALTGQGPQEQIPSMGCSIKWRDR; this comes from the coding sequence ATGGCCCTATTGGAAACCCCCATCTGCGATTTCGGCACCCCCGCCATCGATTTTTCCCTGCCCGGCATCGACGGCAAAACCTGGACCCTGGAACAATGCCGCGGCCCCAACGGCCTCCTGGTCATGTTCATCTGCAACCATTGCCCCTATGTCAAGGCCATCCAGGAGCGGCTGGTGCGCGACGTGCGGGATTTGCGCGAACACGGCATCCACGCCGTCGGCATCATGTCCAACGATCCCGCCGACTACCCGGAGGATTCGTTCGACAACATGAAGCGCGTGGCCGAGCGCTGCGGCTATCCCTTTCCCTACCTGTTCGATGAAAGCCAGGATATCGCCCGAAGCTATGGCGCGGTCTGCACGCCGGACTTCTTCGGCTACAACCGGAACCTGGAACTACAATACCGCGGCCGGCTCGACGCCAGCCGCAAGGATACCGCCCCGGCCGACGCTCGGCGCGACCTCTACGAGGCCATGAAGCAGGTCGCCCTGACCGGCCAGGGTCCCCAGGAACAAATCCCCAGCATGGGTTGTTCCATCAAATGGCGCGACCGCTGA
- a CDS encoding phosphoglycerate kinase, with translation MSFKRVTDLDLAGKRVLIREDFNVPVKDGKVASDIRIRAALPNIQHCLGAGAKVMLMSHLGRPTEGEFSPENSMQPVADRLAELLGKPVRLIKDWLEGEFEVAEGEAVLFENVRFNKGEKKDNAELAAKMAALCDVYVMDAFGTAHRAEASTHGVGQKAPQACAGLLLSAELDALGKALKSPERPLLAIVGGSKVSGKLEVLDSLSHLVDQLIVGGGIANTFIAAAGHNVGKSLYEADLIPEAKRLMEQAKSRGGEIPVPTDVVCAKEFSATAAATIKPVAEVAEDDMILDIGPDTAARYAEIIQSAATIVWNGPVGVFEIDQFAEGTQTVAKAVADSQGFSIAGGGDTLAAIDKYGIGDQVSYTSTGGGAFLEFLEGKKLPAVAMLEARA, from the coding sequence ATGTCTTTCAAGAGAGTAACCGACCTCGATCTCGCCGGTAAGCGCGTCCTGATCCGCGAGGATTTCAACGTGCCGGTGAAGGACGGGAAGGTCGCCAGCGATATCCGCATCCGTGCCGCCCTGCCGAACATCCAGCACTGTTTGGGCGCGGGGGCCAAGGTGATGCTGATGTCCCACCTGGGCCGTCCTACGGAAGGCGAATTCAGCCCGGAGAATTCCATGCAGCCGGTCGCCGACCGCCTGGCGGAGCTCCTGGGTAAGCCGGTGCGCTTGATTAAGGACTGGCTGGAAGGGGAGTTCGAGGTCGCCGAGGGCGAGGCCGTGCTGTTCGAGAACGTCCGCTTCAACAAGGGCGAGAAGAAGGACAACGCGGAACTGGCGGCCAAGATGGCGGCGCTGTGCGATGTCTATGTGATGGACGCCTTCGGCACCGCCCACCGCGCCGAAGCCTCCACCCATGGCGTGGGCCAAAAAGCCCCGCAAGCCTGCGCGGGCCTCCTGCTCTCCGCCGAACTCGACGCCCTCGGGAAGGCGCTGAAAAGCCCGGAGCGCCCCTTGCTCGCCATCGTCGGCGGCTCCAAGGTGTCCGGCAAGCTGGAAGTCTTGGATTCCCTGTCCCATCTGGTCGATCAACTCATCGTCGGCGGCGGCATCGCCAATACCTTCATCGCGGCGGCGGGCCACAACGTCGGCAAATCGCTGTACGAAGCCGACCTGATCCCCGAAGCCAAGCGCCTGATGGAACAAGCCAAATCCCGGGGCGGCGAGATTCCGGTGCCGACCGACGTGGTCTGCGCCAAGGAGTTTTCCGCCACCGCTGCCGCGACCATCAAACCGGTGGCCGAAGTGGCGGAGGACGATATGATCCTCGACATCGGGCCGGATACCGCCGCCCGTTATGCCGAAATCATCCAATCGGCGGCGACGATCGTCTGGAATGGTCCGGTCGGCGTGTTCGAGATCGACCAGTTCGCCGAGGGCACCCAGACCGTGGCGAAGGCCGTGGCCGATTCCCAAGGCTTCTCCATCGCGGGCGGCGGCGACACCCTGGCGGCCATCGACAAATACGGCATCGGCGACCAGGTCTCCTACACCTCCACCGGTGGCGGCGCCTTCCTGGAATTCCTGGAAGGCAAGAAGCTGCCCGCCGTGGCCATGCTCGAAGCCCGCGCCTAA
- a CDS encoding cyclic nucleotide-binding domain-containing protein has protein sequence MKLKFRDILREPEFINSVRHEIKHYPAGATIIEEGSAGTEIYLILEGATEIYAAVDHLGPPGRTTEIARSNADAILGELSLFEHQPRTASVVATCDCQVAVIDGKSLEAFMDRNPGLGYWILRDIFDQVVSRMRETTLRSNAITALYLNDYEA, from the coding sequence ATGAAACTCAAGTTCCGGGATATCCTGCGCGAACCCGAATTCATCAATTCCGTGCGCCACGAGATCAAGCACTACCCGGCGGGGGCGACCATCATCGAAGAAGGCTCCGCCGGCACCGAAATCTACCTGATCCTGGAAGGTGCCACCGAAATCTACGCGGCGGTGGACCATCTCGGCCCGCCCGGCCGCACCACCGAAATCGCCCGGTCGAACGCCGACGCAATCCTGGGCGAACTGTCCTTGTTCGAGCATCAGCCGCGCACCGCCAGCGTGGTCGCCACCTGCGACTGCCAGGTCGCCGTGATCGATGGCAAATCGCTGGAAGCCTTCATGGACCGGAACCCCGGCCTGGGCTATTGGATCTTGCGGGATATTTTCGACCAGGTGGTCAGCCGGATGCGGGAAACCACCCTGCGCAGCAATGCCATCACCGCCTTGTACTTGAACGATTACGAGGCTTAG
- the rpoZ gene encoding DNA-directed RNA polymerase subunit omega, with the protein MARVTVEDCLRNVDNRFQLVLLASKRARELSRRPDEAKIPWENDKCTVVALREIAADLITRDYLNVAPKADRFSIERPPLPLRNPALSDLDDDFE; encoded by the coding sequence ATGGCCAGAGTGACCGTAGAAGACTGTTTGAGGAATGTGGACAACCGTTTCCAGTTGGTGTTGTTGGCTTCCAAACGCGCCCGCGAATTGTCGCGCCGTCCCGACGAGGCCAAGATACCCTGGGAAAACGATAAATGCACCGTGGTGGCCTTGCGCGAAATCGCCGCCGACCTCATCACCCGCGACTACCTCAACGTGGCTCCGAAGGCCGACCGCTTCAGCATCGAACGTCCGCCCCTGCCGTTGCGCAATCCCGCGCTGTCCGACCTGGACGACGATTTCGAATAA
- a CDS encoding RelA/SpoT family protein: MSPLPPREDPELPQEKLVRRLCALLSGYLESAQIDEVHRAYELGNSAHEGQFRLTGEPYICHPLSVAMILAEMRMDTKGIMAAILHDVIEDTPITREQLREGFGEEVAALVDGVSKLTQLDCKSRAEAQAQNVRKMFLAMVKDLRVIMVKLADRLHNMRTLGIMSGNRRRRIARETLDIYAPIANRLGMNEIRLELEDLGFAAMYPMRARILEQAVKKARGNRKEVVATIESSIHRRLNEGGLGECEVVGREKHLYSLYQKMRNKHLSFGEVSDVYAFRIIGHSVDECYRALGIVHNLYKPVPGKFKDYIAVPKANGYQSLHTVLVGPYGQPLEIQIRTRAMHHLAESGIAAHWLYKSEHEQSSYSQARAHEWLRDLLEIQKSAGDSMEFLDNLKVDLFQQEVYVFTPKGKIVKLPRNATIVDFAYAVHTDVGNTCVSARVDRMLAPLQTVLENGRTVEIITAPWARPNPLWLSFVVTAKARAAIRSYLRNFKKQEAIVLGKRLLEKELDAQNLRFDDIPAGRVEELLKRLDLGSRDALFEDIGLGNRLPFLVTRQLVHVDIQDAAAPDRTTLSPLIIKGTEGMVVNLAKCCRPIPGDPIVGFFNPGKGIVVHLSECRNLEDLRKKPTNWLEVQWDKQASGEFPAVIRVELMNQVGTLAKVASTISRMRANIENVQITNQDSQISVDIITLLVRDRVHLANVMRELKKLSVVMKISRVKSELRKKTTHGKTNHTD; this comes from the coding sequence ATGAGTCCCTTGCCGCCCAGGGAAGACCCCGAACTCCCACAGGAAAAGCTGGTGCGCCGGCTTTGCGCCTTGCTGTCCGGCTATCTCGAATCGGCGCAGATCGACGAAGTCCACCGTGCCTATGAACTCGGCAATTCCGCCCACGAGGGCCAGTTCCGGCTCACGGGCGAACCCTATATCTGCCATCCGCTGTCGGTCGCCATGATCCTGGCCGAGATGCGCATGGACACCAAGGGCATCATGGCCGCGATCCTGCACGATGTGATCGAGGACACGCCCATCACCCGCGAGCAATTGCGCGAGGGCTTCGGCGAGGAGGTCGCGGCCCTGGTCGATGGCGTCAGCAAGCTGACCCAGCTCGATTGCAAATCCAGGGCGGAGGCCCAGGCCCAGAACGTCCGCAAGATGTTCCTGGCGATGGTCAAGGACTTGCGGGTCATCATGGTCAAGCTGGCCGACCGGCTGCACAACATGCGCACCCTGGGCATCATGTCCGGCAACCGCCGCCGCCGCATCGCCCGCGAGACCCTGGATATCTACGCCCCCATCGCCAACCGCCTGGGGATGAACGAAATCCGGCTGGAACTGGAAGACCTGGGCTTCGCCGCCATGTATCCGATGCGGGCGCGGATATTGGAACAGGCGGTCAAGAAGGCCCGCGGCAACCGCAAGGAAGTGGTGGCGACCATCGAATCCAGCATCCACAGGCGCCTGAACGAGGGCGGCCTGGGCGAATGCGAGGTGGTGGGCCGCGAGAAGCATCTGTATAGCCTGTACCAGAAGATGCGGAACAAGCATCTTTCGTTCGGCGAGGTCAGCGACGTCTACGCCTTCCGCATCATCGGCCACAGCGTGGACGAGTGCTACCGGGCCTTGGGGATAGTCCACAACCTCTACAAACCGGTCCCAGGGAAGTTCAAGGATTACATCGCCGTGCCCAAGGCCAACGGCTACCAATCCCTGCACACGGTGCTGGTCGGTCCCTACGGCCAACCCCTGGAAATCCAAATCCGTACCCGTGCCATGCACCATCTGGCCGAGTCGGGGATCGCCGCGCACTGGCTTTACAAAAGCGAACACGAGCAATCGTCCTACAGCCAGGCCCGCGCCCACGAATGGCTACGCGACCTCTTGGAAATCCAGAAGAGCGCCGGGGATTCCATGGAATTCCTCGACAACCTCAAGGTGGACCTGTTCCAGCAGGAGGTCTACGTCTTCACGCCCAAGGGCAAGATCGTCAAGCTGCCGCGCAACGCCACCATCGTCGATTTCGCCTACGCGGTCCATACCGACGTGGGCAATACCTGCGTCTCGGCGCGGGTGGACCGGATGCTCGCCCCCTTGCAGACCGTGCTGGAAAATGGCCGCACGGTGGAAATCATCACCGCGCCCTGGGCGAGGCCGAACCCCCTGTGGTTGAGCTTCGTGGTCACGGCCAAGGCGCGGGCGGCGATCCGCAGCTACCTCCGCAATTTCAAGAAGCAGGAGGCCATCGTCCTGGGCAAGCGCCTGCTGGAGAAGGAACTGGACGCCCAGAACCTGCGCTTCGACGATATTCCCGCGGGCCGGGTCGAGGAACTGCTGAAGCGGCTCGACCTGGGGTCGCGGGACGCCTTGTTCGAAGATATCGGCCTGGGCAACCGGCTCCCGTTCCTGGTGACGCGGCAACTGGTCCACGTCGATATACAGGACGCCGCCGCCCCGGACCGGACCACGCTCTCGCCGCTCATCATCAAGGGCACCGAAGGCATGGTGGTCAATCTCGCCAAATGCTGCCGCCCGATTCCGGGCGATCCCATCGTCGGCTTCTTCAATCCGGGCAAGGGCATCGTCGTCCACCTGAGCGAATGCCGCAACCTCGAAGACCTCCGCAAGAAACCCACCAACTGGCTGGAAGTGCAATGGGATAAGCAGGCCAGCGGCGAATTCCCGGCGGTGATCCGGGTGGAATTGATGAACCAGGTCGGCACCCTGGCCAAGGTGGCCTCCACCATCTCCAGGATGCGGGCCAACATCGAGAACGTGCAGATCACCAACCAGGACAGCCAGATTTCCGTCGATATCATCACCCTCCTGGTCCGCGACCGCGTGCATCTCGCCAATGTGATGCGCGAACTCAAGAAGCTTTCGGTGGTGATGAAGATTTCCCGTGTCAAATCCGAACTCCGCAAGAAAACCACCCATGGCAAAACAAATCATACAGACTGA
- a CDS encoding RidA family protein: MAKQIIQTELAPQAIGTYSQAVKVGDTVYLSGQIPLDPATMTLVEGGMDAQIRRVFDNLKAVAEAAGGGLRDVVKLNIFLTDLGHFALVNEIMAGYFAPPYPARAAIGVAALPRGAGVEMDGVMVLDR; encoded by the coding sequence ATGGCAAAACAAATCATACAGACTGAACTCGCCCCCCAGGCCATCGGCACCTATTCCCAGGCCGTGAAGGTCGGCGACACCGTGTACCTGTCCGGGCAAATCCCCTTGGACCCCGCCACCATGACCCTGGTCGAGGGCGGCATGGACGCCCAGATCCGCCGGGTGTTCGACAACCTCAAGGCGGTGGCGGAAGCCGCGGGCGGCGGCTTGCGGGACGTGGTGAAGCTCAACATCTTCCTGACCGACCTCGGCCATTTCGCCCTGGTGAACGAGATCATGGCGGGCTATTTCGCCCCGCCGTATCCGGCGCGGGCGGCGATAGGCGTGGCGGCCTTGCCACGGGGGGCGGGAGTGGAGATGGACGGGGTGATGGTGCTGGATCGATAG